From Papilio machaon chromosome 2, ilPapMach1.1, whole genome shotgun sequence, the proteins below share one genomic window:
- the LOC106716927 gene encoding uncharacterized protein LOC106716927, which yields MSEVLGTPYKICRVDNCGIRVKVKVEGYGPIYAVLHLLAKKCPHVEVYKISLGRLTQIERPGHEPIVQDLNGIDWSILNEFFISWYGNIIRIGLIGNQNVLEFNQERKISKVIGFAKLVTITADSPSQLCSSDWIFKSPPEIVYLPRCIEIRDSKLHWRSLDGDKLPANAIIGGFQNDPIYIARAKHRGSLCPGKYIHSQRCAYIAWGFSEHRKDKFEILCGLNVRWVKCKGKNIPENAFIGGTSEVNNEPLYIGRAKYGSDLICGKVHLLYGTCYLPYNGSELEYKSYEILVIPDIPPRSIQDSQHCCVSS from the exons ATGTCTGAAGTACTAG gAACACCATACAAGATATGCAGAGTAGATAACTGTGGAATAAGAGTGAAAGTAAAAGTTGAAGGATATGGACCTATATATGCTGTACTTCATCTACTTGCTAAAAAGTGTCCACATGTTGAAGTTTAcaag ATTTCTTTGGGGAGATTAACACAAATAGAAAGACCTGGACATGAACCTATAGTTCAGGATTTGAATGGAATAGATTGgtcaattttaaatgaattcttTATATCATGGTACGGCAACATTATCCGTATTGGCCTCATCGGCAACCAAAATGTTCTTGAGTTCAATCAAGAAAGAAAAATCTCAAAAGTCATTGGTTTTGCCAAGTTGGTGACAATAACTGCAGATTCTCCATCTCAACTTTGTTCGAGCGACtggatatttaaaa GTCCACCAGAGATAGTGTATTTACCAAGGTGTATCGAAATAAGGGACAGTAAACTGCATTGGAGGTCTTTGGATGGTGATAAACTACCTGCCAATGCCATAATAGGGGGGTTTCAAAATGACCCAATTTATATAGCTCGAGCAAAACACAGAGGATCCCTTTGTCCtggaaaatatatacattcACAACGTTGCGCCTATATTGCTTGGGGCTTTAGTGAACATCGAAAGGATAAATTTGAG ATTCTATGTGGCTTAAATGTCAGATGGGTCAAGtgtaaaggaaaaaatatacCTGAGAATGCATTTATCGGAGGCACATCAGAAGTCAATAATGAACCACTATATATAGGTCGTGCTAAGTATGGCAGTGATCTTATATGTGGTAAAGTACATCTGTTATATGGCACTTGTTATTTACCATACAATGGCAGTGAACTTGAATACAAGTCCTATGAAATATTGGTTATACCAGATATTCCTCCACGTAGTATACAAGACTCACAACATTGTTGTGTTAGCAgctaa